GTACCTGGTGAATTGCATAGCGTGGTCATACCCGGGCAGGTATTTTCTATTTTCGTTTTGATACGCCGCAAACATTTTCATGGAATTATCAGCGTCGAACACATTATCGTCGACAATGTATTTTGGTATCCAAGCGAAACCTTCCGGAACCTggtcaaaaaaaaagaaacttaaaaatgatttgttactataaataggtTATACTGTTAAAATTCAGAACCTGGAATAAGAACTTTCCAATATtcgttgtatttatattcatgGTTCCGTAGCAACCTCGAAAACCACGAAAGTGTATACGCAAAGAATGTCTCGTGCTATACAGTGTCAATGTATGGATGAGTGTCTGATTTCtaactgaaacaaaaatatttagaaGGAAACAAGTTAATAATACaatcatgttaattattgttgttatataaATTTAACCCATTATGAGATTTTCGTTCTAGGAGGATTTTGTCTAACCAGTCAAACTTACCTGCGAATACACAAATCCGTTAATCATAATGTCGACCTTGAACTTGTCATGTCGATCACTTAATGACTGATATCGTAGGTCCATCTAGGGaaagaaaataaaccaaagAGTCACCATACCAGAGGAATCACTACTGAAAGTTAGAACGTCGGTAGTCATGGCAATAACTTCACATTTACAGTGTAGACTGAAGCCTTTCTGGTAGGAAACCTTGACTGAGTAGTTGATTAGTCAACATACCGTGAGTATCATCCtaacatataacacaggtggatttacattataatcataTTAATGGTTGACTTAATATGTTGCTACTGAGTAAATGAACGCTACCCTGATAACTAGATATGAATGCAGTAGTGTTTGACACAGAGGGTGATAGTGAGGAAACAATTGTCGTCCTACTGTTTGTAAATGTCAAGATCTAACACTGGTAgataattttaatattaaacTGCATTGGGTGAATACACATTGGAATAATTACTAGTTCTGGAAAATTCATCTtatttacatatcaatataaaaccaCGATTCAGATGATTTGTGTTTGatataattaatacaaaaatcatCTACATAAACAAAGTCTAAAACATAAGAtagtgtatatatcatattttaagCCTATGACCTTACGTAAAATACTTACATCATTTGctattaatatataatacattttcattttcgcCAAAGTTTCCTCTTCATTTCCGTCACTGAGCTTGTGGAAACTGAAAAAATCAATGTCCAGTTGTCCGGGTTTAATACGGCTTaattaatgttttcatttttatttattcattttttgttcTGTATATAGAGTATATTAAGACCCCTCCTATGATGTTGTTTGACTgttgtgttttgataaatattcaaatgttgCTATTTTTCTTAACATTTTGTGTTATTGTGATACATTAAATATGATTAAACTACTTACAAATCGTAGATAGTATCGTCAAGAAAAACAAGAATTTCGACCACGTGGTTGTTGCCACGGGACACCGCTCTCTTTCTGATGACATCATATGTAAGAGGTATTTCTTTAGAGCCCACATCGCCTACCaagatatgaaaaataaatttcagtATCAAATAAGAGCATATGtgatcagcatcatcatcatcgtcgtcgtcatcgtccagcagcagcagcaacaacaacaacaacaacaacaacagcagcagcaacaacaacaacaagaacaacaacaacgacagcaacaacagcagcaacaataacaacaacaggTGACGTCATACCGTGTAAGGCGGTATCGTGATAAGCCACCATTGGCCTGGCTGTTTTAGCTATTCTATGGTGTTTGCTGCCTGGAGAATGTGGCTGGATCCTGAAGTGTTCACCTTCATGGTAGAATCCGCCGTACTGAAACAAATAATCTTTAGATAGATTCCTGTCGCAAATACTGGTATATGGTTACTTAATATTCCTGTGTAACATGACATTTATGTGGGTACTTCCTTTCGTGGTTAAATCTCTAGAGACCATGTTTTGTGTTGGGAACTTTCGTTATTAGTATTCAAGTATATACATTCAATTCGTTCTGTATTTGGTACATAACAACATGGGCAACCATGAATACGTATATAAATACAACGAACATTGTATGAAATATGGTACATACACAGggaaaaaacattttcttacTAGTTTCATCAAGAGTAAAATGCAATCGAACgagtttgatttttttctgtttaaggttttacatacaatttatttccATCACAAACGGTTTTCTTTTCGACAGATACACCATAAATAAAGTAGTTTTCGTTTATAATCAACTGATTCCACATCATAATGTGGTAAACATGTACTTCATGCTCCTGAACAAATATTTGTCGAGAAAAGTGATTATCAGGCAGAGGACTACACCAAGGCTAATTGATCAGGCTACGGTAAGGACATTTAGGATAATATTATCAAGGATGCCACTGAGGTTTGTATATACACGTTCCTAAACAAAGGAGCTGATTGTTTCAAAACTTGACATACTGATGTAAACATCTTTTTATCCGACTAATTGCAAAGTACATTTATGTGTTAGTAAGGATCAAGTGTAATGTGAgattttgtataatatactAGTTTTGTTGGGTGCGTCAGTACGTAAATTTAATCACCCGCGAATATTAACAgctatacagtatattgtataccTACTAAGTTACATGACGGTGATTTTTCATCACACTTGAGTAAGATCGAGGCTCCTGTATCGTGGTCCTGGTAAGTAGCATATGtctgaaacaaaattatttcctCGTGTAATAGACAAAGTACAGTATAACTAAGTTTGTATATCAAGGTATATGTTTACTTATGTTGCATTCATTTTAGTATTGCAATATAAAGAATACTTTTCCGAGgaagttaaaaaaatattatgaattGTCAGTTTTGGTATCGGTATGATGTCCTGAACATGATTTAAGACAGGTTTGTAAGATAGAATGGCGAGGCAAAGTGAAATGAATTTAAAGTCACTATTCTAAATATgtgttaatattaaaaaaaaacaaaaaacaatcaCATCCTGCATAGAAGTGAATTTATACATTAACTTTAAATTCGTAAATCAATTCTATatatttatctccctttaaaatataacaatgattGTGATGTCAAACACGCACATAAGTAATACgtatatatctttaatttaaatctttgatgttttctttggtatatattcTCTATGAAGTATCATTGTGATTGACTTAGGGTGAATTCCATTTCTGAAGTTCAAGACGCAAACTGGCAACATTACTGGAATGATGACGTACCCTTCTTGATGGCTGATGAAGCATTGTGCTATTTCCCTTCGACATCAGATACATAGGTATATCTTTATCCAGATGAGCTGTTTTTGTTAGGTGTAAACGTTTATTCTCTCCTCTGATGGAAAATTTATAATCAACAAATCCAGGATAATCCATTTCTTGTGATCGTCGATAACGGACATTTTTGAATGACGAATCTATTTCAACACTTACAATTTCTGAAATaaacatagtgtatatataacagagcGTTTTTGGTGTTTAAAAGGAAATATTCTAAATCCAACAGAACTATAAACACTACATGTGCATATGATTTAAATTAGATGGTGAGCACAGAAGAGTAtgcctacatatatatatatatgtcgatcaaaatttgttttaaaaagatatgtttgcacATTGTATATTGCTCATCAGATTGACCATATAGGTATATGTCTTGAGCACATATCATGTCTCCTATCCAATTAtggaatatatgtatatatatagtattaaatTAATTCGGAATAAataatcccctgaagagcgccacgatgtagccgcgaaagtactagggagacagcagatctgtgtttgactttttattttattattatttaccgtcacatggacattttaactttattctatatacatatataatatatattaaaagttATCATCCTGTAGATTATTACAGTTTTTTGTTGGCTATTACCGATCCTTTTTAAAGGAAAACGGATATACATATATTAGGGTTAAAATCTGCTACAGTAACACAAGAACATAATTAGT
The sequence above is drawn from the Pecten maximus unplaced genomic scaffold, xPecMax1.1, whole genome shotgun sequence genome and encodes:
- the LOC117321248 gene encoding zinc metalloproteinase/disintegrin-like, whose protein sequence is MKMVERLILFFLILIPYTVCYKLFEEFDSEDSEIVSVEIDSSFKNVRYRRSQEMDYPGFVDYKFSIRGENKRLHLTKTAHLDKDIPMYLMSKGNSTMLHQPSRRTYATYQDHDTGASILLKCDEKSPSCNLYGGFYHEGEHFRIQPHSPGSKHHRIAKTARPMVAYHDTALHGDVGSKEIPLTYDVIRKRAVSRGNNHVVEILVFLDDTIYDFFHKLSDGNEEETLAKMKMYYILIANDMDLRYQSLSDRHDKFKVDIMINGFVYSQVPEGFAWIPKYIVDDNVFDADNSMKMFAAYQNENRKYLPGYDHAMQFTRRDLAFYDDGWQTDLLGVAFKGTTCSLPKMAVSIIEDSSYGTTGQTAAHELGHSLGSSHDGAAGCNDDKQYVMAAFTNPSTKKVARHMWKMSSCSSDAIYKFLT